The nucleotide sequence GGATTATTGTTGTTGAAAAAGCACTGGTGCTGATAATGGTAAATGCTGGCTCACCCAGTTATTCGTAGCTGTGCAAGCTAATTTTGTACAAAGGTTTGGCGCTGGCGATTGTCTTATAATAAAGACAGTGCTTGGCTGTGGCTCATTACCATTGTTGCTAAAAAGTAGTGTTATTTGTTGCTGAAATCGAGAGCTAGCACAATGGCTACATTGGCTAAAGATGATAGATATCACTAAGCCGTCATTTAGTGGCGGCTTAGATTTACACATGCAGCATTAGGCAGTAAACATCAAATAGGCTGAACAAAGTTAGCTCTTTAATCCCAAAACGTGAGAGCTCAACTGGCGATACCTACATCGAGGGCTGCAAACCAATCTAAGAATTGTTTGACCTGCTCGCCCCTAAATATGCGCCCATGTTGCGGGCACATATATTGAATATCTAAACTGCGCACTCTTGCTATCCAATTATCTTTGGCACGGTTGGAAGGCATCCAACGTTGATGGAAAAACTGCATTTTTTGCGTGTGGCTATGGAAATTATCCACATATATCCCCGGATTATCATCTTCAAGGGCGGCGCCAACATCACCAGACATAAGCACTTTGGCTATAGGGTCATAAACATGCATGTTGCCGGATGAATGTAAGTAGTGGGCAGGAATAAACTGTAATTCAACTTCGCCCACCAGTAATTTGCCGCCTTCATCGGCAATCGGCTCAAACTTAATATTATTCATGCCAAAGTGGCGAATAAAACTCTCCCATAGCCAAGGCGAGTAAAGCTTAGCTTTCGGCAGCGTTTGATCCCATAAACCTAAAGACGAAATAATATCTGGGTCTTGATGCGAGGCAAATAGATAGGTGAGGTGCTCTATAGGTAAGTGGCGCACTAAGCTTGCCAGCATAGGCGCAAATAATTCGATCCCACCAGGGTCCATCAATAAGGATTGGTGGCCACTTTGAACTAGGTACTGATTGGTATCAATAATCTTGTCATTGCGCTCAGGATCGCGCCCAAAATACAACCACTTGTGAGTAGGGGTTTCTACGATAACTTCAGTCTTCATTCGTTGTCCTTAACGTTAATTTGCATCAAATAAGCGGATAGCCGTATCGACCCGTTCACGAATTTGCGCGGCCACGACATCGACCTTATTAGCGACATCGACAAATATGGCTTGAAAATGTGTATCAACTCGGCACGCTTCGACCCTACAAATAGAAGCTAGGGCGTTAGCGCTGCGTAAATTTTGTTTTAAATCAGCAAGTTGAACCTCCATCTTAGATAAAACCTTGTTGAACTCAGTATTCTGTTCCTTGTAGTGAGCCCGAGTTTTATCTATGGCCTTATTCATGCTGTCACAATAAGTAGCGTCATGAGCCTTGATGCGTGCTAACTCAAAATAATGCAGCGCCGAGGCGGTTCTGGCGGTATTGGTGGCGATTTTACTGGCATCTTTGGCCAATTCGTTGATTTCATTGGCAGCTTTCTTAGTGTAGCTGGCAAGTTCATCAATATAGTGGGTCAAAGCTTTAAAACCTAAGGCGGCGCTACCAATGCGACTCGATGCGGCTTGGGCATTACTGGCGGTAAGATTGATTTCTTTACAGCTGGCCAAGGTTTGGCTGAGCTCTGCTGCGACTAATGCGGCCGTGACGTAATAGGGGCGCTTTCCATTTGCTAAGTGTTTCATATCCATATCCCTAAGAGGCATAAAGATGAGTATAGACACAGATACTTATAATCAAGAAAGCGAGATAGAAAAATGTGAGAATTTCTAGCTTGTTATGACGCAGTCATCCGCGCGCGTCCCTCTTTGGTTGTTGTAATTGCCACTCAATTTAGGGATAGGCATGAGCCATTGATGTGATGCTATTGAATGGATAGCTGAAATTGTGCAATTTGTAACCAGAGGTGTTAGGTGATAAATTGGTTGGTTGTTAAGGAGCGAGTGTGATTGCGATAGCTGTAACTATGGAAAGTCACTCTCATCAGTCACTCTCATCAGTCACTCTCGCAAGTGACTCGCATATGAATCTATCGCAAGTAGCTAACGTAAGAAACTCTCGTAAGAAACTCTCGCAGTAAACGATGATAAGTGGCTAGGCAAGTCACGGAAATAAACCACTTAACCAGTAATGCAGCGGCAGGATGTACGCCAGTTTAGGGATGAATATGAAATCAATAGTAAAATACTCAAGTATTGCCATGGTGATGCAGTTATCACTAGGCACTATGGCTGTGGCTAGTGACGCGACTAAGCTTAATTTTTCTGATGTCTATCAGCAATATCAAGCCGCTGCGGCCGCCAATAATGGCGTAGATACCTTAACATACGCGCAAACTGCCTATGAATTAGGTCTAGTGAAGTTTGGTAGCGATGACATTAATCGCGCCCACCTTGCCTACAACTTAGCGCGGGCTTTAAATCAACAAGGGCAATGGCAACAGGCCTATGAACTGTTATCGGCGCAAATACCTGCGTACCAAAAAACCTATGGTAATAATGGCTTAGAGCTTATTGATGTATATATTGAATTAGGCACGGCCAGTGTTCCTCATCATAAGCGACAACAAAGCTATTACCGTAAAGCCTTAGAGATTGCTAGCGCCCATAAAGAGCAGCAGCCTGGCATGTATGCCCAAATTCAGTTAGATGTGGGTGCCCTGTTGCTGACGGTAGGGGCAGAAAAAGCTAAGGTGATTATTGAAGCGCAAGAATACCTCACTCAACATTTTGCGGCGAATGATACTAAAGTCATTACCGCTAACTACTTAGCGGGTAAATACTACTTATCTAAAGGTAAGTTTTCACAGGCCGTGACTGAGTTTGAGCGCAATCTAGCCGTATTTGCAGAACTTAAGGGAGCGACTCAGCCATTTGAGCTGCAAACCCGCGCCGCGTTAATTTTCGCTCTTGAAAAGCAAGGCAACAGTGACGCTGCCACCGAGCACTGTTTAGCCATTGGCGCTATGACTCCTTGGGCGGATACTCAAGCGCAAACACCATTGTTTAGAGTCAGTCCTTTGTACCCTATGTCGCTGCTTCAAAAAGGTCAGGAAGGTTTTGTTGAGTTAGCCATTACGGTTAATGACATGGGATTTGTCACCAATCCCCAAGTGCTAAATTCACAAGGCGGTAAGGCATTTGAACGCGCAGCGATTGCGGCGTTAAGTCAGTGGCGTTATGCGCCAAAATTTGAACAAGGGGTTGCGGTTGATTCGACAACCAGTGTGCGTCTAGATTTTAAAACATCTGAGTAAATATTATTGGTGATAAAACAGTTATGCCTGTCATATCAAAGGCTGGCATAGCTTGATTGTTTTGCTCTCCAAGACTTCGCTTCAAATACTCTGCTGTTAATGCCTACAGCTTAATAGGTGTGTCATTGATATGACGGCCAACGGTTGCTAATAATCCCCGAAACTCGCATCGATAAATAATCCTGTGTATTAACTGCATTCATTAAATTTTGTTACTACAGTTATTTGGTGCGTCTGAATTCATGGAGGAAAGGTATGCGTTTAGCTATTGGAAAGAAGCTCATGCTAGGATTCGGCCTAGTGCTATCGCTTATGGTCTTATCATCCATTCTTAGTTTTATTCAACTGCAAAAAATAGCCAGTATAGAAAGTCGAGTCGTAGATTTACGCTTTCCAACCATAGTCAATGGCCGCGATCTCCTTAATGGCATTAACCAGTCACTGGCCGATCTCAGAGGCTATATGATCTTAGGTGCAAACCCTGAGATGGCCGATAAAATGAAGAGTAATCGGGCGCAGGCGTGGGACACAATTGATACTGCGGTGGCTGAGTTTGACCGCTTTGCCCTTAACTGGACAGTGCCTGAAAACATTAAGCTGCTTGCCACCTTAAAAACAACCCTAGAAGAATTTCGTGTTGCCCAGCAGCAAGTTGAAGATATAGCCCACAGCAATAAAAACATTCCTGCTTTTGATATGTTAGTGACCCACGCCGCGCCAATTGCAAGCCAAACCTTAGCGGCCATCACAGCGCTGATTAATATGGAAGAACAGTTACCAGCAACGCCTGAACGTAAAATGTTATTGAAAAATTTGGCCGATTCTCGCGGTACATTGGCCATGGGGCTTGCCAATATTCGGGCGTACTTATTGACGGGTAATGAGAAATTTCGTCAAGAATTTGAGCAGCAATGGCAGACCAATACCGAGGCGCTGACTAAGCTTGAAGCCGCTAAAGCCTTGCTAAGCTCTGAGCAGTTACCGCAGTGGGAAAATTACATTAAGCAGCGGCTGGCTTTTTCAAGCTATCCACGCCAAATGTTTGATTTACGGGCATCAAAAGACTGGAATCAGGCCAATAGTTTATTAGCGAGTGAGGCTGCTCCTCGGGCGGCCACGATTAAGCAAATTCTTGCGAGCCTAAGAACCTCACAAGATCAGCTAGTCAAAGAGGATACCGCCTTGTTAGCGGCAACTAACGCTGTGGCCATTCGCAATCAAACCATAGCCACAGTGATTGCCATTATCGTGTCACTATTCATCGCCTTATACATTGGCCGTCAAATCACCACCGCGATTAGACAAATCTTAGATCGCACCACAGCTATTGCGCAGGGGGATTTATCGGGTCGGCCATTGATTGTGAATGTTGATGATGAATTAGGCGATCTCACCCATGTGCTTAATGGTATGTCGCAATCTTTAAATAGTTTGTTAAAGTCGGTGGATACCGCGGCCAACGATGTTTCTAGCGCAGCCATACAAATCGCGAACGGTAGTCAAAAAACCACAGCAGCATTACATGAGCAAAATCAGCAAGCGCTCACAGTGTCATCGGCAATGGAAGAGATGAGTGCATCGACTAAAGATGTGGCGCACTCGAGCGCCCATGCTGCTACCGGTGCCAATGCCACTAAGTCGCTTGCCTTAACGGGTAAAGAGGCGGTCACTAAAACCATTGTTGATATTGAACTGGTATCAGAGATTATGGAAAGTTCTTCATTATCGGTGAAGCAGTTAGGTGAGCGCGGCGATGAAATTGGCTCAATAGTGTCTGTGATTAATAGCATTGCTGAACAAACGAACTTGCTGGCTTTAAACGCCGCCATTGAGGCTGCGAGAGCGGGGGATTATGGCCGCGGTTTCTCGGTAGTGGCCGATGAAGTTCGCAATTTGGCGCAGCGCACCGTGAGCGCTACCGAAGAAATCAAGCAATCCATTGCTGCCATGCAGCAACAAACCATTATTGTGATTGAGAAAATGGATGGTAGTACTCAGCATGTGCAGCGCGGTTTAGGACTGGCGCAAGATGCGGGAACGCAGCTTGAACGCATAGTCGAGCAAGCGCAGCAAGCGGCCGATAGCATTCAAGCCATTGCCTTGGTCGGTGAGCAGCAAGCCAGCGTCTCGGAAGAAGTGGCACATAACATCACCAATATGGCGGCGGTTATCAACCAAACCTTAGCCGTTACTATCGATGGCGCACATGCGGCGACGCAGCTAGAAGTGAAAGCGCAAACTCTTAACCATTTGACCCGTAAGTTTAAATTAGGTTAAGCCTAGATGGCGAATGGCGAATGGCGAATGGCGAATTGTGAGTGGCGCGACTTTTATCTGGATTATCTATGCCGCTAAATGATGGCGCTAACGTATGGGCTTTGGCGGATACTCGCTGTGTTAACCATTTAAAATTGCAGTGTTAGCGGTTTATAAGGTGCGTCATCTCATCGCTATTTTTAAGCGGCGCCATGACTCAGTGGGATTGAGTCATGGCAAACATTTGGTTTTCCACTTATGAGACTTGAGGATAGTGGGCTTTTAAAAAGTTAAGGTGCGGCGCTAAGGTTAACGCGTTGGGACGCAGCCCTTGAATCAAGCCTTGCACTTGTGGCCACGGCAAGCCTGATTCTAATAATAAGATGGCAGCCATCAGGCCAGTGCGCCCCGAGCCGCCGCGGCAATGAATAGCAAGGGTTTGCTGCGCGGCCATGCGCGCTAACAACTCGTTTTTTACCATGGCAAAGCCAGATAAGAATGGCTGCTGTGGCGCCTCATCATCTTCAATCGGTAGCTGATACCAAGCTAAGCCTTGCTGAACAATGTCATGGCCAAGTGCCGTTACCCCTAAAGTCGCGATTTCATCATCAGGTAACACGCTAATAATGGCATGGGTACCAGCCGCGTTTAAGCTGGCAATGGCATCCCTTAAGTTGGCGTCTTTTGTTCCTGGGCATGGGGTGAAAATAAACGCGGCACCATTAGCTAACGTTAGAACATCAAAAGGATGGGTCATAAATACTCTCTGCATGCTTGATTGAGTTAATAGTGGCGAAATTAAATCCCCAATTTTATGTAGAGTCTCAAAGATCACCACTTATTTTTTATGGGCTTTTTTAGCTCACGCACTTTACTTGCTCGGCATATGCAAACCAGTGATTGGTGCGGTTAGCAAACCACACTAAGCTTAGCATCACAGGCACTTCGACTAATACCCCAACCACAGTGGCTAACGCCGCGCCTGAGTGTAGGCCGAATAATGAAATCGCCACTGCGACCGCTAATTCAAAGAAATTAGAAGTACCTATCATACAAGCGGGCGCCGCAATATTGTGGGCTAAACGCATTTTGTAGGCGATGAAATAGGTGATAGCGAAAATACCGTAGGTTTGGATTAATAACGGAATAGCTATCATCACTATAGCCTGCGGATTTTCAATAATGGTTTGCGCTTGCAAGCCAAACAGCAGTGCTACTGTGCTAAGTAAACCGATAATTGACCAAGGTTTGAGTGACGCGAGCAGTTTATTAAGTGCGCTATGATCATTATTGTCACCATCCTTGTTATCCACCCGTTTACGGGTAATAGCCCCTGCCACTAGTGGTATGACTACATATAACACTACAGATAATAATAAGGTGTCCCAAGGCACAGTAATATCAGACACCCCAAGTAGCAGGCCCGCTAATGGCGCAAAAGCAAAAATCATTATGATGTCGTTTACTGAGACCTGCACTAAGGTGTAGTTGGCATCGCCCTTGGTTAGTTGACTCCACACAAACACCATAGCAGTACAAGGAGCAACGCCAAGTAAAATCATGCCGGCAATATATTCACTGGCGGTTTGTGGGTCGACCCAATCGGCAAATATGCCTTTAAAGAACAGCCAACCTAAAAACGCCATGGTAAAAGGTTTAATTAACCAGTTCACCACGATAGTCAACATCAGGCCCTTAGGTTTAGCGCCCACATTTTTAAGTGATGAAAAATCAATTTGGATCATCATAGGGTAAATCATTAGCCAAATTAACAAGGCGATGATGATGTTGACATGGGCAAACTCAAATGCGGCCACAGCGCCAAAGAAACCAGGCATCAGATTACCCAGCAGCACGCCCACCACAATGGCAAGTCCTACCCAGATACTGAGATAACGCTCGAAGATCCCCATATTAATAACCTTATTAGTTATTGAACGAATAACGCTAAGTTGTCGATTGCGCCTGCAGCGATTGCCTTATCTAAGACACTCCTTTTAGGTGTCAACATTGCTTATGCGATTTCCCATATATCTTAATATAAAATATATATGAAAAATCGAATATGTCAACCGCGATGTGGTTAACTAATGAGCAGAACGAATGACTTGGGCTACTTGATTAAGTCGTAAGCTATCGAGCTTAGATGGCTAAAATATGCATGTTTGCTTGATGTCTATTTTAAATTATCTGAACTGAATATTAATAGTTATTAGTGCATTAAGTGCTCACTTTAATGATGGCCGGTTAGGATTTAATAATCATAAAATATAAATATTAACCATTATTTATATTTTTTGGTTAAGTGTGTTGTTTTTAGCTTTGCTTATGAATTTAAACAAAAAATTAATGCTGCAATAGTTTTATATTTTAATAGCGAACAGTCAGTGCGGCTTATTATTTATTGGAATATTTTTTATTTAAAAATAACCCTTAGTCTGTGATCAGAATCCCTAAACATTTACTGTTTTTCTGGGAATATCGCTGCGTTAAAAACAATCAATAATAAAAGGATTTTATGCATGACTGTGTATCATAAATTTTCGGCGATCGCTTTTGCTGTTGCTGCGGCATTACCGATGATGGCGCCCGCCGGTGTATTGACATCTGAATATGTAGACGGTAGTTCTTATAACACAGGGCTAGAAATTTATAGTTCGGGTGATAGCGTGCAAGTGTTATCACCCTTTAGTTGTCAAGCTGCAATTATTACCCCTATTTATGACGTTCAAGGCGAGGGGGCATCTAGCCCGCTTATTCCTCAAGGCTCATTTACATCAAAGCAAGAATACACAGTTAAAGGTGTAGTAACAGCCCGCGGTGAAAGCTTGTTTAAAGGTTTTTATCTGCATGATCTTGAAGGCGATAATAATCCAAAGACCTCAGATGGTGTTTTTGTGTATTTGGGCGGAGCAGTACCTACGGAACTTGTGCCTGGCATAGAAGTATGTGTGCAAGGACTAGTTGAAGAGAAGTTTGGGTTAACGCAAATCAATATCAGCAAAGATAAAAAGTTTGCTATTGGTGCCAAAGTACCTGTGCCTACAGCCATTCC is from Shewanella sp. SNU WT4 and encodes:
- a CDS encoding MBL fold metallo-hydrolase; this translates as MKTEVIVETPTHKWLYFGRDPERNDKIIDTNQYLVQSGHQSLLMDPGGIELFAPMLASLVRHLPIEHLTYLFASHQDPDIISSLGLWDQTLPKAKLYSPWLWESFIRHFGMNNIKFEPIADEGGKLLVGEVELQFIPAHYLHSSGNMHVYDPIAKVLMSGDVGAALEDDNPGIYVDNFHSHTQKMQFFHQRWMPSNRAKDNWIARVRSLDIQYMCPQHGRIFRGEQVKQFLDWFAALDVGIAS
- a CDS encoding chemotaxis protein; the encoded protein is MKHLANGKRPYYVTAALVAAELSQTLASCKEINLTASNAQAASSRIGSAALGFKALTHYIDELASYTKKAANEINELAKDASKIATNTARTASALHYFELARIKAHDATYCDSMNKAIDKTRAHYKEQNTEFNKVLSKMEVQLADLKQNLRSANALASICRVEACRVDTHFQAIFVDVANKVDVVAAQIRERVDTAIRLFDAN
- a CDS encoding TonB family protein, which codes for MKSIVKYSSIAMVMQLSLGTMAVASDATKLNFSDVYQQYQAAAAANNGVDTLTYAQTAYELGLVKFGSDDINRAHLAYNLARALNQQGQWQQAYELLSAQIPAYQKTYGNNGLELIDVYIELGTASVPHHKRQQSYYRKALEIASAHKEQQPGMYAQIQLDVGALLLTVGAEKAKVIIEAQEYLTQHFAANDTKVITANYLAGKYYLSKGKFSQAVTEFERNLAVFAELKGATQPFELQTRAALIFALEKQGNSDAATEHCLAIGAMTPWADTQAQTPLFRVSPLYPMSLLQKGQEGFVELAITVNDMGFVTNPQVLNSQGGKAFERAAIAALSQWRYAPKFEQGVAVDSTTSVRLDFKTSE
- a CDS encoding methyl-accepting chemotaxis protein, producing the protein MRLAIGKKLMLGFGLVLSLMVLSSILSFIQLQKIASIESRVVDLRFPTIVNGRDLLNGINQSLADLRGYMILGANPEMADKMKSNRAQAWDTIDTAVAEFDRFALNWTVPENIKLLATLKTTLEEFRVAQQQVEDIAHSNKNIPAFDMLVTHAAPIASQTLAAITALINMEEQLPATPERKMLLKNLADSRGTLAMGLANIRAYLLTGNEKFRQEFEQQWQTNTEALTKLEAAKALLSSEQLPQWENYIKQRLAFSSYPRQMFDLRASKDWNQANSLLASEAAPRAATIKQILASLRTSQDQLVKEDTALLAATNAVAIRNQTIATVIAIIVSLFIALYIGRQITTAIRQILDRTTAIAQGDLSGRPLIVNVDDELGDLTHVLNGMSQSLNSLLKSVDTAANDVSSAAIQIANGSQKTTAALHEQNQQALTVSSAMEEMSASTKDVAHSSAHAATGANATKSLALTGKEAVTKTIVDIELVSEIMESSSLSVKQLGERGDEIGSIVSVINSIAEQTNLLALNAAIEAARAGDYGRGFSVVADEVRNLAQRTVSATEEIKQSIAAMQQQTIIVIEKMDGSTQHVQRGLGLAQDAGTQLERIVEQAQQAADSIQAIALVGEQQASVSEEVAHNITNMAAVINQTLAVTIDGAHAATQLEVKAQTLNHLTRKFKLG
- a CDS encoding protein phosphatase, with product MTHPFDVLTLANGAAFIFTPCPGTKDANLRDAIASLNAAGTHAIISVLPDDEIATLGVTALGHDIVQQGLAWYQLPIEDDEAPQQPFLSGFAMVKNELLARMAAQQTLAIHCRGGSGRTGLMAAILLLESGLPWPQVQGLIQGLRPNALTLAPHLNFLKAHYPQVS
- the arsB gene encoding ACR3 family arsenite efflux transporter → MGIFERYLSIWVGLAIVVGVLLGNLMPGFFGAVAAFEFAHVNIIIALLIWLMIYPMMIQIDFSSLKNVGAKPKGLMLTIVVNWLIKPFTMAFLGWLFFKGIFADWVDPQTASEYIAGMILLGVAPCTAMVFVWSQLTKGDANYTLVQVSVNDIIMIFAFAPLAGLLLGVSDITVPWDTLLLSVVLYVVIPLVAGAITRKRVDNKDGDNNDHSALNKLLASLKPWSIIGLLSTVALLFGLQAQTIIENPQAIVMIAIPLLIQTYGIFAITYFIAYKMRLAHNIAAPACMIGTSNFFELAVAVAISLFGLHSGAALATVVGVLVEVPVMLSLVWFANRTNHWFAYAEQVKCVS